In Dromiciops gliroides isolate mDroGli1 chromosome 5, mDroGli1.pri, whole genome shotgun sequence, the following are encoded in one genomic region:
- the LOC122727920 gene encoding LOW QUALITY PROTEIN: tripartite motif-containing protein 51-like (The sequence of the model RefSeq protein was modified relative to this genomic sequence to represent the inferred CDS: deleted 2 bases in 1 codon), whose protein sequence is MATKEITESLQNMLTCHICQAYLKDPVEADCGHSVCQSCLSPSRGVSTPTSCCTCKEISEPRSLIATLRKGKTTFFSKRRPYTFKRYLQKPEGPPGKCDRHQEDKKLFCANDKTLLCESCSQSPEHKTHNILTIKEAAKGCRGKLRENLKRVYENVKDVHKLIIDEKKIPQTWAVVLTEQVEMTRKSFEQNFQEISEFLSEQEEEVHSLVELNEEENEMFEQLKENEEQQVIQNREKKRMSKLQLLEYKNDLREMGIALEEKAVMADTDLLQDSEDILSKSQSLLFQMPEPFTPKLSDSYCMHLRQFLRKFQESRLLQCNYPYELPDDDRKRTFTFADLSSGQMYAIYTSGSLHYMNGRDISITQLSLSMDDISEEEDYPLFTCYCLPIERERASSDFSPNPSIEWH, encoded by the exons ATGGCAACAAAAGAGATTACTGAAAGTCTCCAGAATATGCTCACCTGCCACATTTGTCAAGCCTATCTCAAGGACCCCGTGGAGGCTGATTGTGGACACAGTGTTTGCCAATCTTGTCTCAGTCCCTCCAGGGGAGTTTCTACACCTACCTCTTGCTGTACATGCAAGGAAATCTCCGAACCAAGAAGTCTTATTGCCACtttaagg aaggggaaaactaCTTTTTTTTCGAAAAGAAGACCATATACCTTCAAAAGATATCTACAGAAGCCTGAGGGACCCCCCGGCAAGTGTGACAGACACCAAGAGGATAAGAAGTTGTTCTGTGCTAATGATAAGACCCTACTCTGTGAGTCCTGTTCACAGTCCCCAGAACACAAGACTCACAATATCCTCACCATAAAAGAGGCTGCTAAGGGCTGTAGGGGAAAGCTCCGGGAGAATCTGAAACGTGTATATGAAAATGTAAAAGATGTTCACAAGCTAATTATTGATGAGAAGAAGATACCTCAGACATGGGCTGTTGTGTTGACAGAacaggtagaaatgacaagaaagtCATTTGAGCAAAATTTTCAAGAAATAAGTGAATTCCTGAGTGAGCAAGAAGAGGAGGTCCACAGTCTGGTGGAGCTGAATGAGGAGGAGAATGAAATGTTTGAGCAGCtaaaggagaatgaggaacagcaagtaatccaaaacagagagaaaaagaggatgagCAAGCTCCAACTGTTAGAGTACAAGAATGACCTGAGGGAGATGGGCATAGCACTGGAAGAAAAGGCTGTGATGGCAGATACGGACCTTCTGCAGGATTCAGAAGACATATTGAGCAAGAGTCAGTCGCTGTTGTTTCAAATGCCAGAACCTTTCACACCAAAACTGAGTGATTCTTACTGCATGCATTTAAGACAATTTCTGAGGAAATTTCAAGAATCGAGACTGTTGCAATGTAATTATCCATATGAACTACCAGATGATGACagaaagaggactttcacatTTGCAGATCTATCCTCTGGTCAGATGTATGCTATTTATACCTCTGGAAGTCTCCACTACATGAATGGGAGAGACATATCTATTACCCAACTGAGTCTGAGTATGGATGATATTTCTGAGGAGGAAGACTATCCCCTTTTCACCTGTTACTGTTTGCCAATTGAAAGGGAGCGAGCTAGTAGTGACTTCTCTCCTAACCCTTCAATAGAATGGCACTAG